A section of the Salmo trutta chromosome 4, fSalTru1.1, whole genome shotgun sequence genome encodes:
- the LOC115192346 gene encoding regulator of G-protein signaling 2-like, translating to MACTDCMKASDFSIDKKGIKKRNWRTRIRYLLKITSSSKSMARRRSYRPTVDEVNQWAQSLDKLLSHKYGKAAFRIFLKSEFCEENIEFWTACEEFRTISSLEKLSSRARSIYEEFIQCDAPKEINLDYQTKDAIVQSLCLPSLTCFLLAQKKVFSLMENNSYPRFIHSELYKELCAIARGEGKYLKS from the exons ATGGCATGTACAGACTGTATGAAGGCGTCAGATTTCTCTATTGATAAAAAAGGAATCAA GAAGAGAAACTGGAGGACAAGGATACGATATCTCTTGAAGATCACCTCTTCTTCAAAATCCATGGCGAGAAGAAGATCTTACAG GCCAACAGTGGATGAAGTCAACCAATGGGCACAGTCACTTGACAAACTCCTGAGTCACAAAT ATGGAAAGGCAGCATTTCGGATCTTCCTGAAGTCAGAGTTCTGTGAGGAGAATATAGAGTTTTGGACAGCCTGTGAGGAGTTCAGGACCATctcatctctagagaaactgtcgTCGAGGGCCAGAAGCATCTATGAAGAGTTCATCCAGTGTGATGCTCCTAAAGAG ATCAACCTGGACTACCAAACGAAAGATGCTATCGTCCAGAGCCTGTGTCTGCCCAGCCTGACGTGTTTCCTGTTGGCCCAGAAGAAGGTGTTCAGCCTGATGGAGAACAACTCGTACCCTCGCTTCATCCACTCTGAGCTCTACAAGGAACTTTGTGCCATTGCCAGGGGAGAGGGGAAATATCTCAAGTCTTAA